The following are encoded together in the Candidatus Methylomirabilota bacterium genome:
- the rpsG gene encoding 30S ribosomal protein S7 gives MRRAGAARREILPDPKYGSRIVAKFVNMMMYGGKKSTAERIMYEAMGSMEDRAKQDALKLFKSAVDNCKPAVEVKSRRVGGSTYQVPVEVRPDRRTALSMRWLIGASRRRSEKSMAERLAGELLDAANNRGTAVKKREDTHKMAEANKAFAHYRW, from the coding sequence ATGCGGCGCGCGGGAGCCGCGAGACGGGAGATCCTGCCGGATCCGAAGTACGGGAGCCGGATCGTGGCGAAGTTCGTCAACATGATGATGTACGGCGGCAAGAAGAGCACGGCCGAGCGGATCATGTACGAGGCCATGGGGAGCATGGAGGACAGGGCCAAGCAGGATGCCCTCAAGCTCTTCAAGTCCGCCGTGGACAATTGCAAGCCGGCGGTGGAAGTCAAGTCGCGGCGGGTGGGCGGCTCGACCTACCAGGTGCCGGTGGAGGTACGGCCGGACCGCCGCACCGCGCTCAGCATGCGCTGGCTCATCGGAGCCTCGCGCCGCCGCTCGGAGAAGAGCATGGCGGAGCGGCTGGCCGGCGAGCTCCTCGACGCCGCCAACAATCGCGGCACGGCCGTGAAGAAGCGAGAAGACACTCACAAGATGGCGGAGGCCAACAAGGCGTTCGCGCACTACCGCTGGTAG
- the rpsL gene encoding 30S ribosomal protein S12, with translation MPTINQLVRKGREAVPKKSKTPAMEACPQKRGVCIRVYTTTPKKPNSALRKVARVRLTNGLEVTSYIPGVGHNLQEHSIVLIRGGRVKDLPGIRYHIIRGSLDTAGVAGRKQSRSKYGAKQPKAGGAA, from the coding sequence ATGCCAACCATCAATCAGCTGGTGCGGAAGGGCCGCGAAGCGGTGCCAAAGAAGTCGAAGACGCCCGCCATGGAGGCCTGTCCGCAGAAGCGCGGGGTGTGCATTCGCGTGTACACCACCACGCCCAAGAAGCCGAACTCGGCGCTGCGCAAGGTTGCCCGCGTGCGCCTGACCAACGGCCTCGAGGTCACCTCCTATATCCCGGGCGTCGGGCACAACCTGCAGGAGCACTCGATCGTCCTCATTCGCGGCGGCCGCGTGAAGGACCTGCCGGGCATTCGCTATCACATCATTCGCGGATCGCTCGATACGGCGGGGGTGGCGGGACGCAAGCAGAGCCGCTCGAAGTACGGGGCGAAGCAACCCAAGGCGGGAGGCGCGGCCTAA